ACTGCTCGAGACCGGGTTCGATCTCGCCGATATCCGCCCCTTCGTCACCTGCCTGCGGGACGGAAACGATTCCGGCGACGTGTGCCCGGACTCGGTCGCCGTGCTGCGGCGCAAGCTCGACGAAGTGGACGACGCTCTCGCGCGTTTGAGCGCTGTACGGGATCAACTCCACATTCAGCTCACCGACGCGATGACCACGCGACGTCCGCCCGCCTGCGAATTCACGTAATCACCCGTTCACCGATTGATCTCGCATGGCCCGGTGGCGGGTCCCCGAGACCCGTTTCGCGCGAGGAGCGCCCATGAAGTTCGCGATCAGTTACAGCACGCCCTATTACGGTGCCGATCCCGACCGGATCGTCACCTTTGCCAGGCATGCCGAGGATTGTGGTTTCGAGGCCATCTATGTGCCCGAGCACATCGCGGTGTATCCCGGCGCGAAGGTGGGGAACCATGAAATTCCCGCCGAGTTGCCGTATCCGGACCCGCTCGACTGCTTGACCTTCATCGCAGCGGCCACACAGCGGATCCTGCTTGGTACCGGTGTCCTGCTGCTGCCGTATCGCCACCCGGTCATCCTTGCCAAACGCCTCGCGACCATTGATCTGTTGTCACGCGGACGGATGCGCCTGTTGACTGTCGGGCTCGGCACTTTGCCGGGTGAGGCCGAGGCCATGGGAGTGGACTACGGAACCCGAGGACGTCGTGCCGACGAAGCGATCGACGCAATGCGCTTGCTGTGGTCCGGTGGTGCCGACGGTGTCAGCTACCATGGCGAGTTCTTCGCGTTCGACAATCTGGTCAGCTTCCCGAAACCCTATGGCGTGCTTGATTTGCCGATCCATGTCGGCGGATCCAGCCGCGCGGCCGCGCGCCGGGCGGGCCTGCGCGGCGACGGCTACTTCCCCGGCGGCGTCATGGGCCCCGACGAGCGCGCAGAGCAGATGGATATCGCGAGGGCCGCAGCCATCGAGGCGGGGCGCGACCCGTCAGCGCTGCAGTGCACGCGCTGGGGATCGATCGACATGCCGCTCGAACATGTCGAGGGTCTGGCCGCGCAGGGTGTGACACGAGTCGTCGTCGGCGCCGATCCCGACCGGGCTCTCGACCAAATGTCCCGATTCGCTGAGCGATTCGGCCTTCGTGCCGGTATCGGTAATTCGAACAACCACGGCTGAACCGATCGTTTGCGGCGCATCCTCATCACGGAACCCGCGTCGCCACCGCGGCCCCGGATTCCGTCGCGCTATTCCGGTGTCCTGCGATCAGGCGGCGCGAACACCCACATGCTGCGCGCCCTCAGATCCCGAGCACCAGCTTGGCTGTGGTGAAGTAGATGATCAGGCCGGTGGCGTCCACCAGAGTGGTGACCATCGGCGCGGAGACGACCGCGGGATCGATCCGCAGCTTCTTCGCAAGCAGCGGCATGGTGCCGCCGATGGTGGCGGCCCAGCCACAGATCAGGACCAGCGTGATGCCGACGACCAGAGCGATGCGCGGGCCGACGAACAGGGCGCCGATCACCAGGCCCGCGGCGGCCAGCAGCGATCCGAGCACCAGCCCGACCCGGCATTCCCGCCAGATCACCTTGAACAGGTCCGACACCCTGACCTCGCCGACGGCCAGCGCACGCACGCAGGCGGTGGCGGCCTGCGCGCCCGCGTTGCCGCCCGCCCCGATCAGCAGCGGGATGAACAACGCGAGGTGCGCGGCCTGCTGCAGGGTGCCTTCGAAGAAGTCGGTCACGCTCACCGTGAGGGTCGCCGCGAACAGCAACAGCAGCAGCCACAGCGCGCGATAGCGGGCCAGCTGGAACACCCCGGCCGCCATATAGTGTCCCTCCCATGGCGCGGAGCCCGCCTGCCGGGCCACGTCCTCGCTGTCGGCGGCCTCGATCACCTCGACCGCGTCGTCGATGGTGAGCAGCCCGACCAGCCGGTCCTCGCTGTCGACGACCGGCAGGTTGATGTCGTTGGTCTCGCGCATCAACCGGGCGGCCTTCTCCGCGGAGTCGGTGGCGCGCGCGAAGGCCGGTTCGGTGACGACCAGTTCCGACACCATCGTGTCCGGCTCGCTGAGCACCAGCTCCCGCAACTCGACGATGCCGGTCAGGCGCCTGCCCGAGTCGACGACGGGCAGCGTGTACACCGTCTCGGCGTTGCCGCCCTTGGCCCGCACCATGCCGAGCGCCTCGGCGACGGTCAGGTCGCGCGGCAGCGCCACCACCTCGGGCGTCATGTACTGCCCCGCGGAGCCTTCCGGGTAGCCGAGCAGGCTCGCGGTCATCCGTCGCTCGCGCGGGCTCAGCCCGGCCAGCGCCTTCTTGGCAACCTTGGCGGGCGCTTCGCGCAACATGCGGGCCCGGTCGTCGGGTGCCATGCCCTCGACCAGGTCGCGGAAGTTCTGGTCGCGCAGACTCTGCAAAATCTGCTGCTGGTCCACCGGCTCTAGTTCCTCGAAGACGGCCAGCGCCAGGTCTTTGTCGAGCAGCCGGAACGCCATCCCGGCCCGCACCGCGTCCATGCGGGCGAGCTGGTCGGCGATGACGTGCGGCGGATGGTTGTCGAGCCAGTCGAGCGCGGCGTCCACACGGTGGCTTTCGACGACGTCCTGCAGGGATTCGGACAGCGTCGGACGTACTTCGATGATGTCGGTCTGCGACATGGGAGGACCTCAGCACATGCGTGAGTGAATAGAGGGCGCGAAATTCACACCGCGGGCGCGGCCCCTGCCGTCGCGACTATCTAGAAATACGAAGGGGCGGCGCCGCGCGGCGTTCGACTGGGAGGTTCGCTGCGCATCGCAACCCCACCTCCTTCTCGTCGTTGCCGCGGACTTCGGACGCCGCGTCATTCAAGAAACACTGAACGGACCAGAAACGTCCCCGTGCAGAATACATGGCTTCCGCGACGTCGCTCACCATCAACGATAGCCGGGGTCGATCGTCGCCGTCACGGCGATAGGTCGTGACGTGGCGCACCCGCCCTGACAGCCGCTCCGCCATGCGGTCGGCCCCAACACGCCCTGCGGTCCTCGCCGCAGCCCTGGGACGAGTGCGACTGGAGCCGGATCGTGGACCTGCCGCACACCAGCGGGACACAGGGGCCGTACCGGAGCTCGCTGTCGGTAGGGATTCTGACCCTGTTTCGCGCCGTCTAGACTTGCGGGGTGCGGCAAGCAACTGCCCAATTCGTCGGTCGGGTGAGCGAGCTGGGGCAGATCTCGGTCCTCATCGAGCGTGCCGCGGCGGGCCAAGGCGGAATGGTGTGGGTCGATGGCGAGCCGGGTATCGGCAAGACAACCCTGCTCGAGCACACCGGTCAGCTGGCCGAATCGCACGGTTTGCAGGTGTTTCGCGGTACCGCCAGAGAGCTGGAACAGCACATTCCTTTCGCGGCGGTGCATTCTTGCCTGTTGACCGATCGAGGAACGCAACACCCGCTGATGGAGCGCGTTCGCACTCTGCTGCGCGGCGAGGGCGTGCGTGACGAGGGGGCGATCAGCCACGAGTTCGTAGTCGTCGAGGCCATCCTGGCGCTGGTCGAAGGGCTGTGCGCCAATGGGCCGTTGGCGTTGATCCTGGACGATCTCCAGTGGGCCGATACGTCGAGTCTGCTTGTGGTGCGGAGCATCGCGGAGATCATCTCGGAGCTTCCCCTCTTGATGGTGCTCGCGGCGCGACCGCTGCCACGCGCGGCGAGCCTGTCCCGATTGCTGAGCGATCTCGATGACCGTGGCGCGGAGCGGCTGTACCTTCGCCCCTTTGCCGACAACGAGGTGGATGCCCTGATGCAGAATCAGCTCGGGGCCAAGCCCGGACCTGAGCTGACGGCGGTGATGACGGGCGCGGGTGGCAAC
The DNA window shown above is from Nocardia sp. NBC_01730 and carries:
- a CDS encoding MerR family transcriptional regulator; amino-acid sequence: MLIGELAERVGTSTRTLRYYEQHGLVQARRSTNGYRVYDETELHVVRKIRALLETGFDLADIRPFVTCLRDGNDSGDVCPDSVAVLRRKLDEVDDALARLSAVRDQLHIQLTDAMTTRRPPACEFT
- a CDS encoding TIGR03619 family F420-dependent LLM class oxidoreductase, whose translation is MKFAISYSTPYYGADPDRIVTFARHAEDCGFEAIYVPEHIAVYPGAKVGNHEIPAELPYPDPLDCLTFIAAATQRILLGTGVLLLPYRHPVILAKRLATIDLLSRGRMRLLTVGLGTLPGEAEAMGVDYGTRGRRADEAIDAMRLLWSGGADGVSYHGEFFAFDNLVSFPKPYGVLDLPIHVGGSSRAAARRAGLRGDGYFPGGVMGPDERAEQMDIARAAAIEAGRDPSALQCTRWGSIDMPLEHVEGLAAQGVTRVVVGADPDRALDQMSRFAERFGLRAGIGNSNNHG
- the mgtE gene encoding magnesium transporter, which gives rise to MSQTDIIEVRPTLSESLQDVVESHRVDAALDWLDNHPPHVIADQLARMDAVRAGMAFRLLDKDLALAVFEELEPVDQQQILQSLRDQNFRDLVEGMAPDDRARMLREAPAKVAKKALAGLSPRERRMTASLLGYPEGSAGQYMTPEVVALPRDLTVAEALGMVRAKGGNAETVYTLPVVDSGRRLTGIVELRELVLSEPDTMVSELVVTEPAFARATDSAEKAARLMRETNDINLPVVDSEDRLVGLLTIDDAVEVIEAADSEDVARQAGSAPWEGHYMAAGVFQLARYRALWLLLLLFAATLTVSVTDFFEGTLQQAAHLALFIPLLIGAGGNAGAQAATACVRALAVGEVRVSDLFKVIWRECRVGLVLGSLLAAAGLVIGALFVGPRIALVVGITLVLICGWAATIGGTMPLLAKKLRIDPAVVSAPMVTTLVDATGLIIYFTTAKLVLGI